AATAACATGTTCTTTATCATCTATTGTGGCTATTAATTGATTACTACAATGGTCATCACCTGTTTTTAAGTGATAAGAAATAGACACACTTTGCTGCTTTATAGAATCACTTGTATTCGGGGACGTTTTACTATTATTACAAGCTGTAAATAGTAAGGTGATTAATAGTAAATAAAGAGATGTGCAAGGTTTGATTGGATTCATTATTTTAGAATAGAGACGTAAGAATGATTTATTTTAAAGTGAATTAACTGATTATTTTTTTGAATTGTTTCGCTATTGTTTTCAAATAAGGAACCCCTTCTACATTGTCTAACATAAATTGAGGAATACTTGAAAGTCCCATTTTACCAGCTAGAATACCAGTTGTAATGGATGCTATTGAGTCTACGTCACCTCCTAGTTTAACAGAATGTTTTAAAGCATCAAATGGGGATGTGCTTATTTTTAAAACATATAATACGCATCCCGCAGTAAATTTAGAGTCCGAAGGAACGCCTTTAATTCCTGGTAAAAAATAGGGGGCTGTAATGGGTTGCGCTCCACAAAGGATGGAGTAGTCGTTTTCAGTTAATGGTTTTTCAATATCAATAAGGTTGACCTCATTTAAATACTCGGAATACTCACTATTTACTTTTACTTTTTCCAAACAATAGTCTATTATTTTTTTAGGATCATTATTTTTTATTAAAAGATAATGGGCTGCATGAGAAATACATTGACTAGAAATTATTGCATTTTCATTTGGGTGTGTTGCGTTTGCATTAATTTCTGAATAGTGATTAATTAATTTTTCATTTATAAGTCCAAGCGGAACAGCACGCATAGCAGGTGCATTACCCGGATTTATTCTGTGTCGTTGAAAGTCTCGTACTTCTTCAATAGTTTTTTCTTTAGAATAGTACCATCTCATGGATCCATGTCCATTTCTTCCAAATCCTTTTAATTGTATTCCTTTGTCATATTCTTCTTGCCATTTTTTAACAAGAAGTACTTCCGTAAATGGTTCTGAAGAGAGTAGGGCATGTATAACTCCTATCGTCATTTCTGTGTCATCAGTATAATCCCAAGCCGTGTAGTTTTCTGTGAATAGTTTTAGTTTGTCACTTGGTACTTTAATCTTATTTCGAGCATTTACAAATGCTTTAAAATTAACATGTTTAGATATCCAAT
This portion of the Olleya sp. Bg11-27 genome encodes:
- a CDS encoding ADP-ribosylglycohydrolase family protein, which translates into the protein MDIESLLLGTAIGDAFGAGVEFQDRDWISKHVNFKAFVNARNKIKVPSDKLKLFTENYTAWDYTDDTEMTIGVIHALLSSEPFTEVLLVKKWQEEYDKGIQLKGFGRNGHGSMRWYYSKEKTIEEVRDFQRHRINPGNAPAMRAVPLGLINEKLINHYSEINANATHPNENAIISSQCISHAAHYLLIKNNDPKKIIDYCLEKVKVNSEYSEYLNEVNLIDIEKPLTENDYSILCGAQPITAPYFLPGIKGVPSDSKFTAGCVLYVLKISTSPFDALKHSVKLGGDVDSIASITTGILAGKMGLSSIPQFMLDNVEGVPYLKTIAKQFKKIIS